The following proteins are co-located in the Acropora palmata chromosome 11, jaAcrPala1.3, whole genome shotgun sequence genome:
- the LOC141859101 gene encoding uncharacterized protein LOC141859101 isoform X2, which produces MGEILQFISANLLTCIYVAIEKEWNLMEQTIPEESFAQLKDPNYLNQFDWKELITICAVAMGKIDGYPVYDMMDHPGSIAREDFCRKYMDDVFATVEGSGGKETASTGFFITTEQIRYARQFQQLVGKLEIDPFNIIHTDVPSELYRDRELTFPPDFLKLYPMYDQAADMTVGNCVNAALFLRLKYYANVFHVICNKLLKLSKTVPMRFKNEDVNFVVEFLKRMQQETCCSWEDINDLLHYLLYFCHYAKLRYSHLSIGKQIVRGLRDFLQQSYPPFSFWISITLVDHIHNPHKIALN; this is translated from the exons ATGGgtgaaattttgcagttcaTTTCTGCAAATCTATTGACTTGTATTTACGTAGCTATAGAAAAAGAATGGAATCTAATGGAACAAACAATACCAGAGGAATCTTTTGCTCAACTAAAAGACCCCAATTACCTGAATCAATTCGATTGGAAAGAACTGATAACAATTTGTGCCGTTGCAATGGGGAAAATCGACGGCTATCCCGTGTACGATATGATGGACCACCCAGGAAGTATCGCTCGCGAAGATTTCTGTCGAAAATACATGGACGATGTGTTCGCGACAGTTGAGGGCAGTGGCGGAAAGGAAACTGCGTCTACAGGATTCTTTATTACCACTGAGCAAATCCGGTACGCGCGTCAGTTTCAACAACTTGTTGGCAAGTTGGAGATAGATCCCTTCAACATAATCCACACTGATGTACCATCGGAGCTGTACCGGGACAGAGAGCTCACTTTTCCACCTGACTTCCTGAAGCTGTATCCAATGTACGACCAGGCTGCAGATATGACTGTCGGTAACTGCGTGAACGCGGCGTTGTTTTTGAGGCTTAAGTACTACGCGAACGTATTTCATGTCATTTGTAACAAACTTCTAAAACTCTCGAAAACTGTTCCGATGAGGTTTAAGAACGAAGATGTAAACTTCGTTGTAGAGTTTCTAAAGCGAATGCAGCAGGAAACGTGTTGTTCTTGGGAAGACATCAACGACCTTTTACATTACTTACTCTACTTTTGCCACTACGCGAAATTGCGGTACTCTCACTTGTCTATTGGGAAGCAAATTGTACGTGGATTGAGGGATTTCCTTCAACAAA gTTACcctccattttctttttggatttcaataacACTTGTTGACCATATTCACAATCCGCACAAAATAGCTTTGAATTAG
- the LOC141859101 gene encoding uncharacterized protein LOC141859101 isoform X1 has translation MEESDLTKTVFGKFVKRPVFLNCQLDGVGNEFSPSLLLPNLTMTRQDRELEVVGSTTDGLQVGKIFDIGDADVLLFSKHFQFKDDDEPKFRYLPQDPCFLQITRADIKQKVPEDVKGPLLNANDLRCMKSPYFNDESRPRLFSLGYYTLDMTKVTSSSKCAMTTSVPYSDSVNVGAIETTRISSLRVWEFEHTVLSYLLHSQFGDQIDFVREILYPSNTVDLNLTECLRNCYTLAKKDLRNNLFGLLDAVYFRSPEFEDHLFQGSILRDHPLVQHAIACTPQGHLSSDIVPAIKCAGWPTPARQWIDRKRIWPSKEQVQVTVDLGFQLVAKSPYRNPNPENDFLLSFSKNEQRLAEFLPEASKLAYRLLKHFYWTYTRKGEIKNISSQDRTVLGCRTS, from the coding sequence ATGGAAGAAAGCGATTTAACGAAGACTGTTTTTGGCAAGTTCGTCAAAAGACCGGTTTTTCTGAATTGCCAGCTTGATGGAGTTGGCAATGAGTTCAGTCcatctcttcttcttccaaatttgacaatGACGCGGCAAGACAGAGAGTTAGAAGTGGTCGGTAGTACCACAGATGGCCTTCAAGTTGGAAAGATTTTCGATATCGGGGACGCTGATGTTCTCCTCTTTTCCAAACACTTCCAATTTAAAGACGACGATGAACCAAAATTTCGGTATTTACCCCAGGATCCTTGCTTTTTACAGATCACTAGAGCAGATATCAAGCAAAAAGTTCCAGAAGATGTGAAAGGGCCACTTTTAAATGCTAACGATCTTCGATGTATGAAATCTCCGTACTTCAACGACGAATCGAGACCCCGGTTGTTTTCCCTGGGATACTATACACTTGACATGACGAAGGTGACAAGTTCCAGTAAGTGTGCTATGACAACGTCTGTACCATACTCTGATAGTGTTAATGTGGGTGCTATTGAAACCACGCGTATTTCATCACTTAGAGTCTGGGAGTTTGAGCATACGGTACTGAGCTATCTATTACATTCTCAATTTGGTGACCAAATTGACTTTGTAAGAGAAATTCTGTACCCTTCAAACACGGTGGATTTGAACCTGACCGAATGTCTACGAAATTGTTACACCTTGGCCAAAAAAGATTTGAGAAACAACCTGTTTGGGCTGTTAGATGCAGTTTATTTTCGATCACCCGAATTTGAAGACCATCTGTTTCAAGGTAGCATATTAAGAGATCATCCTTTGGTTCAACATGCCATAGCGTGTACCCCACAAGGCCATCTCTCCAGTGACATAGTTCCCGCGATCAAGTGTGCCGGATGGCCAACGCCGGCGAGGCAATGGATCGATCGAAAGAGAATTTGGCCTTCAAAGGAGCAAGTGCAGGTGACTGTGGATCTGGGCTTCCAACTGGTAGCGAAATCGCCGTATAGAAATCCAAACCCGGAAAATGATTTTCTCCTCTCGTTTTCCAAGAATGAGCAACGATTAGCCGAATTTCTACCAGAAGCTTCAAAATTAGCGTATCGGCTTCTCAAACACTTTTACTGGACATATACCAGAAAaggagaaattaaaaacatttcatCTCAAGACCGCACTGTTCTGGGTTGCAGAACAAGTTGA
- the LOC141859098 gene encoding WD repeat domain phosphoinositide-interacting protein 2-like isoform X2: MNLAAYGGDATGNLLCVNFNQDYSSLAVGSKSGYKLFSLNSVEKLEEIYDYGETEDVCIVERLFSSSLVAIVSLSAPRKLKVCHFKKGTEICNYSYPNTILAVRLNRVRLLVVLEESLYIHNIRDMKVLHTIRDTPPNPSGLCSLSVNSDNCFLAYPGSNQIGEVQIFDCVNLRAVTMIPAHDSPVAAMAFNSAGTKLSTASEKGTVIRVYSIPDGQKLYEFRRGVKRCVTIFSLAFSHDSLFLCASSNTETVHIFKLEAPKKEPTDEAAGFMGYFGKALSPTSYLPVQMAEVFNQERAFASVRLPQAGLRNVCAISMIGKLPRLLVSSADGYLYIYNIDPEEGGDCTLLKQHRLIGQGEGLDKPLDEESAPADPSPSPSNKEEDSQDTQNQAAPNSPPRGDVGSDDFAQTAADFSDPQGTGNMRLDDESEYPPLTVHND, encoded by the exons ATGAATCTTGCTGCTTATGGCGGGGATGCAACGGGAAATTTACTGTGCGTCAATTTTAATCAAGACTACAG CTCTCTGGCAGTTGGATCAAAGTCCGGCTATAAATTGTTCTCTTTAAACTCAGTGGAGAAGTTAGAAGAAATTTATGACTATG GAGAAACAGAGGATGTCTGCATAGTGGAGAGATTGTTTTCTAGTAGCCTTGTAGCTATTGTTAGTTTATCTGCACCCAGAAAACTCAAAGTTTGCCATTTCAAG AAAGGCACAGAAATATGCAATTACAGTTATCCAAACACAATTTTAGCTGTCAGACTAAATAGAGTG AGGCTTCTTGTTGTGTTAGAAGAAAGCTTATATATTCACAACATTAGAGATATGAAG GTTCTTCACACAATAAGAGACACGCCTCCCAACCCCTCAG gtctttGTTCCCTTTCTGTCAACTCAGACAACTGTTTTCTGGCTTATCCTGGAAGTAATCAG ATTGGTGAAGTCCAAATCTTTGACTGTGTAAATTTG AGAGCAGTAACAATGATACCAGCTCATGATTCCCCTGTAGCTGCTATGGCATTTAACAGTGCTGGTACCAAACTGTCAACTGCATCAGAAAAG GGTACGGTAATCAGGGTTTATTCAATTCCAGACGGCCAGAAGCTCTATGAATTTCGACGGGGAGTAAAACG ATGTGTCACCATTTTTTCATTGGCTTTCAGCCATGATTCTCTGTTCTTGTGTGCATCAAGCAATACTGAGACTGTGCATATTTTTAAGCTTGAGGCTCCGAAGAAAGA GCCTACTGACGAAGCAGCTGGATTTATGGGTTATTTTGGCAAAGCACTCTCTCCAACGAGTTATCTTCCTGTGCAG ATGGCCGAAGTATTCAACCAGGAAAGAGCTTTTGCCAGTGTTAGGTTACCACAAGCAG GCCTTAGAAACGTTTGTGCAATTTCGAT GATTGGCAAGCTCCCACGACTGCTAGTCTCAAGTGCAGATGGTTATCTTTACATCTACAACATCGACCCCGAGGAAGGAGGGGACTGTACACTTCTCAAACAACACAG ATTGATTGGGCAAGGAGAGGGACTTGACAAGCCATTG GACGAGGAAAGTGCACCCGCAGATCCCAGTCCTTCTCCatcaaacaaagaagaagacTCTCAAGACACGCAAAACCAAGCTGCCCCCAACTCTCCTCCCCGAGGGGATGTAGGGTCGGATGATTTTGCCCAAACCGCCGCAGACTTCAGCGACCCTCAGGGGACTGGAAACATGAGATTGGATGACGAATCAGAGTATCCACCGCTGACCGTTCACAACGACTGA
- the LOC141859098 gene encoding WD repeat domain phosphoinositide-interacting protein 2-like isoform X1, producing MNLAAYGGDATGNLLCVNFNQDYSSLAVGSKSGYKLFSLNSVEKLEEIYDYGETEDVCIVERLFSSSLVAIVSLSAPRKLKVCHFKKGTEICNYSYPNTILAVRLNRVRLLVVLEESLYIHNIRDMKVLHTIRDTPPNPSGLCSLSVNSDNCFLAYPGSNQIGEVQIFDCVNLRAVTMIPAHDSPVAAMAFNSAGTKLSTASEKGTVIRVYSIPDGQKLYEFRRGVKRCVTIFSLAFSHDSLFLCASSNTETVHIFKLEAPKKDLTCRPTDEAAGFMGYFGKALSPTSYLPVQMAEVFNQERAFASVRLPQAGLRNVCAISMIGKLPRLLVSSADGYLYIYNIDPEEGGDCTLLKQHRLIGQGEGLDKPLDEESAPADPSPSPSNKEEDSQDTQNQAAPNSPPRGDVGSDDFAQTAADFSDPQGTGNMRLDDESEYPPLTVHND from the exons ATGAATCTTGCTGCTTATGGCGGGGATGCAACGGGAAATTTACTGTGCGTCAATTTTAATCAAGACTACAG CTCTCTGGCAGTTGGATCAAAGTCCGGCTATAAATTGTTCTCTTTAAACTCAGTGGAGAAGTTAGAAGAAATTTATGACTATG GAGAAACAGAGGATGTCTGCATAGTGGAGAGATTGTTTTCTAGTAGCCTTGTAGCTATTGTTAGTTTATCTGCACCCAGAAAACTCAAAGTTTGCCATTTCAAG AAAGGCACAGAAATATGCAATTACAGTTATCCAAACACAATTTTAGCTGTCAGACTAAATAGAGTG AGGCTTCTTGTTGTGTTAGAAGAAAGCTTATATATTCACAACATTAGAGATATGAAG GTTCTTCACACAATAAGAGACACGCCTCCCAACCCCTCAG gtctttGTTCCCTTTCTGTCAACTCAGACAACTGTTTTCTGGCTTATCCTGGAAGTAATCAG ATTGGTGAAGTCCAAATCTTTGACTGTGTAAATTTG AGAGCAGTAACAATGATACCAGCTCATGATTCCCCTGTAGCTGCTATGGCATTTAACAGTGCTGGTACCAAACTGTCAACTGCATCAGAAAAG GGTACGGTAATCAGGGTTTATTCAATTCCAGACGGCCAGAAGCTCTATGAATTTCGACGGGGAGTAAAACG ATGTGTCACCATTTTTTCATTGGCTTTCAGCCATGATTCTCTGTTCTTGTGTGCATCAAGCAATACTGAGACTGTGCATATTTTTAAGCTTGAGGCTCCGAAGAAAGA CTTGACTTGCAGGCCTACTGACGAAGCAGCTGGATTTATGGGTTATTTTGGCAAAGCACTCTCTCCAACGAGTTATCTTCCTGTGCAG ATGGCCGAAGTATTCAACCAGGAAAGAGCTTTTGCCAGTGTTAGGTTACCACAAGCAG GCCTTAGAAACGTTTGTGCAATTTCGAT GATTGGCAAGCTCCCACGACTGCTAGTCTCAAGTGCAGATGGTTATCTTTACATCTACAACATCGACCCCGAGGAAGGAGGGGACTGTACACTTCTCAAACAACACAG ATTGATTGGGCAAGGAGAGGGACTTGACAAGCCATTG GACGAGGAAAGTGCACCCGCAGATCCCAGTCCTTCTCCatcaaacaaagaagaagacTCTCAAGACACGCAAAACCAAGCTGCCCCCAACTCTCCTCCCCGAGGGGATGTAGGGTCGGATGATTTTGCCCAAACCGCCGCAGACTTCAGCGACCCTCAGGGGACTGGAAACATGAGATTGGATGACGAATCAGAGTATCCACCGCTGACCGTTCACAACGACTGA